Genomic segment of Avibacterium volantium:
AATGAATTAGTGCCATTAATTCGCCACGAATCCAAATGGCAAGGTGCAATGATCGCCACAGGTTGTAGTATGGGCGCATTCCACACCATAAATTTCGCCTTACGCCACCCTGATCTTTTTGATACCGCCATCGCCTTAAGTGGCGTGTATGATGCGCGTTTCTTCACAGGAGAATTTCACGGCAACGCGGAAGTCTATTTTAATTCCCCCATTGATTATTTATGGAATCAAAACGATCCGTGGTTTTTAGAGCGCTACCGCCAAAACCATTACATAATCGCCGTTGGGCAAGGCGCTTGGGAAGAACAACACATCGCCGACACCGCACGCTTACAACAAGCCTTCCAAGCCAAAGATATTCCCGCTTGGTTTGACTTCTGGGGAACAGATGTGGATCACGACTGGCCTTGGTGGCGCGTACAAATGCCTTATTTCTTAGGGAAATTGGAAGAGCAAGAGTTATTAAAATAGAAAAAGGCGGATTGATATTCCGCCTTTTCACTTGTTACAGCTATTTACTCAACAACGCAAAATGCAAAAACTCGACAAAATGATCTGCCCAGTGCATTTCGTGGTGGATTTCATTTGCCATAATGCGTAAGCGGATATGATCGAGAGGATGCCCTGTGCGTAGCAAAGCCTGATAATAACGCAGGGTGCAATCAATGTAAGCTTGGTTCATATTAGAAATAAATTGTGAATCCATTTCATCGCCTTCATTTGTACCAACTTGGATAAATACACGGCTTTGTGGCTGTAAAGGGTGGTGATGAATAAAGTGCATAAACGCAGGTTCACTAAACCAAGAAGCAAGGGAAAACACGCCCAAATGGCCAAAAATGTGCGGATACGCCGCCCCCATATAAGCGGTGATAATGCCGCCCATTGAGCTACCTGCAAGCAAGGTATTTTCTGCATTTGGCAAAGTGCGGTAGGTTTTATCGATAAATGTTTTAACCTCATTAACCACCCATTGTGCATATTCCGCACCACGTCCGCCCACATTGCGCACGTCATCGTGGTTACCCACATCCGTCCGCCAAGGGGCATATTCGTTCAGCCGTTCTGCCCCTGCATTATCAATGCCGACAATAATGAGTTTCGGCAAATGTTGATAATGCTTAATGGTAGGAATAATTTTCCACGAATGGCCCGAATAGGATTCTTTGCTATAAAACACATTTTGCCCATCGTGCATATAAAGCACAGGGTAATGCTGCCAAGGTTCGTTGTGATAATCTTTTGGCAACAACACGCGCACACGGCGGTGATGATGGTAATAAGGCACATAAAGAAAATGCTCTTGCATTTCCAGATAATGATTAAACGCGCTCATCTTTTTACTTCTATAAAAAACGCTGGCAAGCCCAGCGTTTATCACAAATTATTTTCTCGCCAATGGTGGGACGAAAGTGATACCCATATCCCAAGGCTGTTCAATCCAAGTGTTTTGTGGAATATCGATCACATAATCGTCCACTAAATCCGCCCCAGCTGGTTTTGCGAAAACCGTTACAAAACGGGCATTTGGATAAAGTTCACGAATGGCTCGCGCCGTGTTGCCAGTATCTACTAAATCATCAACCACGATAAAGCCTTCGCCGCCGTTAGGCACTTGCGCAGCGTGTAAAACATTTAATTCGCCTTGCTGATTATGATCGTAGCTTGCGATACACACGGTTTCAACGTGGCGAATGCTCAATTCACGCGCCAATACCGCAGCAGGAAACAATCCCCCACGGCTCACTGCAATAATGCCTTTCCATTGTGATGCTGGCAATAAACGTTCAGATAATTTGCGTGCGTGCATATGGAACATATCCCAAGTCACAACATATTTTTCACTCATAACTCACCTTAACTTAAGAAAGAGAGCGGAAACCGCCCAATAAATAAAATTGTGTTAGGATAACTTGAAACCAATTTTTATGCTATTATTTTGATGAATTTTTTTCATTTGAGGAAAAAACGATGTCTGAAATCCAACAACTTCAACCTACCTTGTTGTGGAAATGGTTCGATCAAATCTGCGCCATTCCTCACCCTTCTTATCACGAAGAAGCACTGGCTAACTTCATCGTAAACTGGGCAAAAGAAAAACAATTTTTTGTCGAGCGCGATGAAGTCGGCAATATTTTAATTCGCAAGCCTGCAAGCGCAGGTATGGAAAATCGTCCTACCGTGGTGCTGCAAGCTCATCTTGATATGGTGCCACAAGCCAATGAAGACACCCAACACGATTTCCAAAAAGACCCTATTCAACCTTATATCGAAGGCGAATGGGTCACCGCCAAAGGCACAACCCTAGGGGCGGATAACGGGATTGGCCTTGCTTCTGCCCTTGCCGCATTAGAAGAGGAAACCCTTGCTCACCCAGAGTTAGAAGTCTTGCTCACAATGACCGAAGAGCAAGGAATGGAAGGGGCGATTGGTTTGTGTCCAAACTGGTTGAAAAGCCAAATTATGATCAACACGGATACCGAAGAAAACGGCGAAATTTATATTGGCTGTGCGGGTGGTGTGAATGCTGATCTCAGTGTTCCTGTGCAAAAAATTGCCAACCCTTATGCGCATAGTTACGAGCTAGTATTAAAAGGCTTGCGTGGCGGGCATTCTGGCGTAGATATTCACACAGGACGCGTCAATGCTGTGAAAGCGCTAGTTCGTTTTCTTGCTCATCTCAAACAAGATCACCCACAAATTGATTTCGCCATTAGCCAAATTAAGGGCGGCTCAGTACGCAATGCCATTCCGCGTGAAGCCTTTGTAACCCTATGCTTTGATGGCGATCTCGCTCCATTACAAAGTGCGGTGGAAAATTTTGAAGTTTTATTAAAAACCGAATTAGCCATTGCCGAACCCAATCTGAGCTTGTTCTTACAACCTGTTGAAAAACCAGCACATATTTTTGATAGCCATTCACAAAATAACATCATTAACCTATTTAATGTCTTACCAAACGGCGTAATTCGTTACAGTGATGCGGTAGAAAATGTAGTGGAAACCTCACTCAGTTTAGGTGTGCTAAAAACCTCAGACAATCAAGTGAACGCCACAATTTTAATTCGTTCACTGATTGAAAGCGGCAAATATTATGTGCAAGAAATGTTGAAATCTTTGACCGCACTTTGTGGCGCAAGCGTCAATTTCGCTGGCAATTACCCAGGTTGGGAACCGCACCCAGACAGCAAAATCTTAGCCTTAACCAGCCAAATTTACGCGGAGATTTTAGGCCATCAACCTGAAATAAAAGTGATTCACGCAGGGTTAGAATGTGGCTTGCTGAAAAAAATCTACCCTAATTTAGACGTAGTTTCTATCGGCCCAACTATTATCAATGCTCATTCCCCTGATGAAAAAGTGCATATCCCCGCCGTACAAACCTACTGGCAATTACTCACCAGAATTTTGGCTGAAGTGAAGTAATTCATTAAAATATAAGTGCGGTGGAAAATTTCGAGATTTTTTACCGCACTTTTTATTTAAAAGCTAAGCTACATCTTTTGATTTTCTAGTTTGATATACAACTAAAATTGAGAAAATAATTGCGGCAACAACGGAGAGTAAATCAGCACCTACCCAGAAATAAGCAAGGGAATCAAAATCATAAATTTTATTACCTGCAGTATCAATCACGGTGGTTTTATCAATCATAAAGCCAGTTAAGAATTCCCCCGCTGCTGCACCGGCATAACCAAATACGCCCATCATTCCTAATGCAATGCCTGAAGCAGATTTATGAGAAATATCGGTGGCTAATAAACCGCCCAAGAAACAAAGTTGAATACCTAAGGTGATACCGAATACAGAAAGTGCAATAATCGCAAACCAAGTATTCCCTGCTGGAGCAAATAAAAATGCGGCGAGAGAAAGGGCATTTAGTAGGCTTACCACAACCGTCATAATATTACGTTTTCCTTGTAAGAAACGATCTGACAACCAACCTGAAATAATTGTCCCTAAAATCCCAACAATACTGTTTACGCTAATGATAGAGGCAGCTTCCAGTGTAGTATAGCCTTTTCCATTTTCAAGGAAAAATACGCCCCAACTATTTACGCCATAACGTCCAATGTACATACAACAAGAAGCTACTGCAAGCACCCAAATAGCTGGGTTTTTAATCACATCCCATTGATGTTTTAAAACCTCTTTGTTGTCGAGTTCCTCTGTTTGTTTATTCATTGTAATAATCGGCTTAAATCCACAAGCGGCAGGGGAGTCCTTCATAAACATCATCGCAACAAGAACACCGAGTAATCCCATTATTCCCGCAAAGCTAAAACCAAATCGCCAGCCAAATGTGGTAATAATCGCTGCGGTAACAATAAAGGTTATCCCTTCACCTACATTATGAGCAACTGACCAAAATCCATAGTAAGAACCTCGTTCTTTATCATCATACCAACGTGAAAGTGCTACTACACAAGGACCTACACCCATTGATTGTACCCAACCGTTAAATCCCCAAATGATAGTAAGAAAAATAGCACTAGTCGTCATTCCCATGGCAAAATTACATAATGCGGAGAAAAATAATCCTACCGAAAGGTAACGTACAATATTTGAGTGATCTGCCACTGCACTATTAACAAATTTACCAACCGCATAGGTAATAAAAATAGCGGAGCCTATCACCCCAAGTTCTGTTGGCGTCAAAATATTATTATTGACTAAGGCAGGCTTAGCGACATTAAAAGATAAACGACAAACATAATAAATAGCGTAAGCAAAAGAGAATGCCCAAAAACTTTTCATTCTTGTGCTTTTAAACATTGCCTCGGTGTAATCTTTAAGTGGAATAGCTGGGCTTGCTTTGAAAAAATTTAAAATAGACATTGTATTTTCCTCCTATAAAGTTAAGGATCGAATAGCTTCAAGCTGATTAAATATGCCTTGACTGCTAGCAAGAATATAATTTCCTTTTAATAATCCATCATTTGCTAAAAAGTCATTGGTTTGTCCACCAGCCTCTTGAACTAATAAAATACCGGCAAGGCAATCCCACGCATTGATATGCGGTTCAAAATATCCAATTAATCTGCCTGCCGCGACATAAGCCAAGGTTAATGCCCCTGAACCATTACGGACAAACATTCCCCCTTCTTTTAATACTTGATCAATAACTGGCACAAATGTACTTGGTGGAACACGATGAGACATTCCCAATCCAACTAATCCCTCTTGCAAAGAAGTCGCTTTTGATGCAGATAAAGGAGCTTTATTAACAAACGCACCTTCACCTTTAATCGTATGAAAAAGCTCTTTATGCAATGGATCGTAAATCAGCCCAATAACAATTTCCTGTTTGTAAAGCACGGCAATAGAAATACACCAAGCCTGTAGGCCATATAAAAAAGGACTTGTGCCATCAATGGGATCAACCACCCAGCAAAAGTCCTTATCAAGCCCATCGGCACCTGATTCTTCACCTAAGAAGCCATCATCAGGAAAGTGGGCTTTTAATGCAGTTTTAATCTCTTTTTCAACATTTTGATCAGCGATGCTTACTAAATCTTGTGCTTCTCCCTTTTTATGCTGAATATTAAGTTTGTCTCTATTTAAGTAAAATGAGAGTGCTATTTCCCCCACATTCTTAATGAGATCTTTTGCAAAAACATAACGTTGCTGTATATGGCTATTCATACGTCCCCCTTTTGTTTCAAATCCAACAAAATTAGAACATATATTCCAATATATACAAACATCAAAATTTTTGTTTTGAGAGATGTTTCACAAAATATTTTTAGGTGAATTTTGACCAGGAAAAGAAAAACCACCCGAAGGGTGGTTTTTAAATGCAGTAAAAAAGTGCGGTAAAATTAGCGTTTGTTTTTGACTAATTTTTCTGTCAGTTCGTAAGCGCGTAGTTTAGCAAGCTCTTTAGAGAGTTTCGCGGCGAGCATTTCGTAGTTGGCGTCTTTGACGTTGGCTACGATATTTTGTTCTGCCTGGCGTTTCGCTTCTAAAATGCGATCACCATCAAGCTCTTTACCACGGATTGCGACATCCGCTAGGACGGTAACGACATTGGGTTGAACTTCTAAAAAGCCACCTGAAACGTAGATAACTTCTTCATTGCCATTTTCTAAGGTCAATTTGACGATACCCGGTTTGATTGCCGTTAATAAGGGGGTGTGGCCCGGTAAGATACCAAGCTCCCCTTCAATCCCTGTGGCTTGAATGCTTTTTACTTGACCAGTAAAAATGCTTTCTTCTGCACTTACAACCGTTAAATTTAATGTTGCCATTGTGATTCTCCTTCAAGTGTTTAATCAGGCTTGAAGTGATTACATATTTTTGGCTTTTTCTAGCACTTCATCAATAGAACCAACCATATAGAACGCTTGTTCTGGGATATGGTCATATTCACCTTCTAAAATACCTTTGAAACCGCGAATAGTTTCTTTTAATGAAACATATTTACCCGGTGAGCCAGTGAACACTTCTGCAACGAAGAACGGTTGTGATAAGAAACGTTCGATTTTACGCGCACGCGCTACCACAAGTTTATCTTCTTCAGAAAGCTCATCCATACCAAGAATCGCGATGATGTCTTTCAATTCTTTGTAGCGTTGTAAGATACCTTGTACGCCACGCGCTACATCATAATGCTCTTGGCCAACCACTAATGGGTCTAATTGGCGAGAAGTTGAATCAAGGGGATCTACCGCTGGATAAATACCTAATGATGCAATTTGACGGCTTAATACAACCGTTGAGTCTAAGTGCGCAAAGGTGGTTGCTGGCGATGGGTCAGTTAAGTCATCAGCTGGTACATAAACCGCTTGTACGGAGGTGATAGAACCTGTTTTGGTGGAGGTGATACGCTCTTGTAATGCCCCCATTTCTTCTGCAAGGGTTGGTTGGTAACCTACCGCAGATGGCATACGACCTAATAATGCAGATACTTCTGTCCCTGCTAGGGTGTAACGATAAATATTATCTACGAAGAATAATACATCACGGCCTTCATCACGGAATTTTTCTGCCATAGTTAAACCGGTTAATGCAACACGCAGACGGTTACCTGGTGGCTCGTTCATTTGTCCGTAAACGAGGGATACTTTATCTAATACGTTAGATTCGGTCATTTCGTGGTAGAAGTCGTTACCTTCACGGGTACGTTCACCT
This window contains:
- a CDS encoding esterase family protein, coding for MFFERRHHWSGELGREMPFNVYGHSGKPVIVFPSSGGNENEYGNFGMIDACRSFIERGLLKFYTPDSFDKESWLADHKSGQDMAQAHNAYDRYIINELVPLIRHESKWQGAMIATGCSMGAFHTINFALRHPDLFDTAIALSGVYDARFFTGEFHGNAEVYFNSPIDYLWNQNDPWFLERYRQNHYIIAVGQGAWEEQHIADTARLQQAFQAKDIPAWFDFWGTDVDHDWPWWRVQMPYFLGKLEEQELLK
- a CDS encoding alpha/beta hydrolase, which encodes MSAFNHYLEMQEHFLYVPYYHHHRRVRVLLPKDYHNEPWQHYPVLYMHDGQNVFYSKESYSGHSWKIIPTIKHYQHLPKLIIVGIDNAGAERLNEYAPWRTDVGNHDDVRNVGGRGAEYAQWVVNEVKTFIDKTYRTLPNAENTLLAGSSMGGIITAYMGAAYPHIFGHLGVFSLASWFSEPAFMHFIHHHPLQPQSRVFIQVGTNEGDEMDSQFISNMNQAYIDCTLRYYQALLRTGHPLDHIRLRIMANEIHHEMHWADHFVEFLHFALLSK
- the gpt gene encoding xanthine phosphoribosyltransferase, with the protein product MSEKYVVTWDMFHMHARKLSERLLPASQWKGIIAVSRGGLFPAAVLARELSIRHVETVCIASYDHNQQGELNVLHAAQVPNGGEGFIVVDDLVDTGNTARAIRELYPNARFVTVFAKPAGADLVDDYVIDIPQNTWIEQPWDMGITFVPPLARK
- a CDS encoding aminoacyl-histidine dipeptidase, which encodes MSEIQQLQPTLLWKWFDQICAIPHPSYHEEALANFIVNWAKEKQFFVERDEVGNILIRKPASAGMENRPTVVLQAHLDMVPQANEDTQHDFQKDPIQPYIEGEWVTAKGTTLGADNGIGLASALAALEEETLAHPELEVLLTMTEEQGMEGAIGLCPNWLKSQIMINTDTEENGEIYIGCAGGVNADLSVPVQKIANPYAHSYELVLKGLRGGHSGVDIHTGRVNAVKALVRFLAHLKQDHPQIDFAISQIKGGSVRNAIPREAFVTLCFDGDLAPLQSAVENFEVLLKTELAIAEPNLSLFLQPVEKPAHIFDSHSQNNIINLFNVLPNGVIRYSDAVENVVETSLSLGVLKTSDNQVNATILIRSLIESGKYYVQEMLKSLTALCGASVNFAGNYPGWEPHPDSKILALTSQIYAEILGHQPEIKVIHAGLECGLLKKIYPNLDVVSIGPTIINAHSPDEKVHIPAVQTYWQLLTRILAEVK
- a CDS encoding MFS transporter codes for the protein MSILNFFKASPAIPLKDYTEAMFKSTRMKSFWAFSFAYAIYYVCRLSFNVAKPALVNNNILTPTELGVIGSAIFITYAVGKFVNSAVADHSNIVRYLSVGLFFSALCNFAMGMTTSAIFLTIIWGFNGWVQSMGVGPCVVALSRWYDDKERGSYYGFWSVAHNVGEGITFIVTAAIITTFGWRFGFSFAGIMGLLGVLVAMMFMKDSPAACGFKPIITMNKQTEELDNKEVLKHQWDVIKNPAIWVLAVASCCMYIGRYGVNSWGVFFLENGKGYTTLEAASIISVNSIVGILGTIISGWLSDRFLQGKRNIMTVVVSLLNALSLAAFLFAPAGNTWFAIIALSVFGITLGIQLCFLGGLLATDISHKSASGIALGMMGVFGYAGAAAGEFLTGFMIDKTTVIDTAGNKIYDFDSLAYFWVGADLLSVVAAIIFSILVVYQTRKSKDVA
- a CDS encoding inositol monophosphatase family protein — its product is MNSHIQQRYVFAKDLIKNVGEIALSFYLNRDKLNIQHKKGEAQDLVSIADQNVEKEIKTALKAHFPDDGFLGEESGADGLDKDFCWVVDPIDGTSPFLYGLQAWCISIAVLYKQEIVIGLIYDPLHKELFHTIKGEGAFVNKAPLSASKATSLQEGLVGLGMSHRVPPSTFVPVIDQVLKEGGMFVRNGSGALTLAYVAAGRLIGYFEPHINAWDCLAGILLVQEAGGQTNDFLANDGLLKGNYILASSQGIFNQLEAIRSLTL
- a CDS encoding F0F1 ATP synthase subunit epsilon; translated protein: MATLNLTVVSAEESIFTGQVKSIQATGIEGELGILPGHTPLLTAIKPGIVKLTLENGNEEVIYVSGGFLEVQPNVVTVLADVAIRGKELDGDRILEAKRQAEQNIVANVKDANYEMLAAKLSKELAKLRAYELTEKLVKNKR
- the atpD gene encoding F0F1 ATP synthase subunit beta; its protein translation is MATGKIVQIIGAVIDVEFPQDAVPKVYDALNVETGLVLEVQQQLGGGIVRCIAMGSSDGLKRGLSVSNTGKPISVPVGTKTLGRIMNVLGEPIDEQGPIGAEETWSIHRPAPSYEDQANSTELLETGIKVIDLICPFAKGGKVGLFGGAGVGKTVNMMELIRNIAIEHSGYSVFAGVGERTREGNDFYHEMTESNVLDKVSLVYGQMNEPPGNRLRVALTGLTMAEKFRDEGRDVLFFVDNIYRYTLAGTEVSALLGRMPSAVGYQPTLAEEMGALQERITSTKTGSITSVQAVYVPADDLTDPSPATTFAHLDSTVVLSRQIASLGIYPAVDPLDSTSRQLDPLVVGQEHYDVARGVQGILQRYKELKDIIAILGMDELSEEDKLVVARARKIERFLSQPFFVAEVFTGSPGKYVSLKETIRGFKGILEGEYDHIPEQAFYMVGSIDEVLEKAKNM